A single Hippopotamus amphibius kiboko isolate mHipAmp2 chromosome 5, mHipAmp2.hap2, whole genome shotgun sequence DNA region contains:
- the C5H6orf52 gene encoding putative uncharacterized protein C6orf52 homolog: MTFCNGAHLRGAKSNVHESTGSSEVASRCSRDTEIQRGIRKDSVVQASRRAHLRAVKPDFQSCQGYPIGNWYEQQHRCYPLPGYSCGYGTDGNGPSLYSAHEISGYPAETLLTPKETTALAENQDEDSLEDPNLRLNIEELNKEFMVKSEELYDSLMNCHWQPLDTVHSEIPDETHQKQDGH, encoded by the exons ATGACCTTCTGCAATGGAGCACATTTAAGAG GTGCGAAGTCAAACGTTCATGAAAGCACAGGTAGCTCTGAAGTAGCGTCGAGATGTTCACGAGATACGGAGATCCAGAGAGGCATCAGAAAGGACAGCGTCGTGCAGGCTTCCAGGAGAGCACATCTCAGAGCAGTGAAGCCAGACTTCCAGTCCTGCCAGGGGTACCCCATAGGCAACTGGTATGAGCAACAGCACAGGTGTTATCCTCTTCCTGGCTATAGCTGTGGCTATGGAACTGATGGAAATGGACCCAGCCTTTATTCTGCGCATGAGATCTCCGGATACCCAGCTGAAACTTTGCTTACACCCAAGGAAACCACAGCTCTGGCTGAAAACCAAGATGAAGATTCCCTAGAAGATCCAAATCTCCGTTTAAATATTGAGGAATTAAACAAAGAGTTTATGGTGAAAAGTGAAGAACTCTACGACTCTCTCATGAATTGCCACTGGCAGCCCCTGGATACAGTTCACTCTGAAATCCCAGATGAGACCCACCAGAAGCAAGATGGTCATTGA